One window of Mus caroli chromosome 11, CAROLI_EIJ_v1.1, whole genome shotgun sequence genomic DNA carries:
- the LOC110304452 gene encoding keratin-associated protein 9-4-like isoform X2 — MTNSCCSPCCQPTCCRTTCCRTTCWRPSCVTSCCQPCCQPSCCGSSCCQPCCQTTCCRTCFQPCCVSSCCRTPCCQPCCCVSSCCQPCCQPSCCQPSCCQPSCCQSSCCQPSCCQSSCCQPRCCISSCCQPCCRPSCCQSSCCKPCCQPFCLNLCCQPACSGPVXCTRTCYQPTCVCVPGCLSQGCGSSCCEPCGC, encoded by the exons atgaccaactccTGCTGCTCCCCTTGCTGCCAGCCCACCTGTTGCAGGACCACCTGCTGCAGAACCACCTGCTGGAGACCAAGCTGTGTGACCAGCTGTTGCCAGccctgctgccagcccagctgctgtggctccagctgctgcCAGCCATGCTGTCAAACCACCTGCTGCAGGACCTGCTTCCAGCCATGCTGTGTGAGCAGCTGCTGCCGCACACCCTGCTGCCAGCCCtgctgctgtgtgtccagctgctgccagccctgctgccagcccagctgttgtcagcccagctgctgcca GCCTAGCTGTTGTCAgtccagctgctgccagcccagctgttgtcagtccagctgctgccagcccaggTGCTGTATctccagctgctgccagccctgCTGCAGGCCTAGCTGCtgtcagtccagctgctgcaagccctgctgccAGCCCTTCTGCCTCAACCTGTGCTGCCAGCCAGCCTGCTCTGGACCTGTGANCTGCACCAGGACTTGCTACCAGCCcacctgtgtctgtgtgcctggctGCCTGTCCCAAGGCTGTGGGTCCAGCTGCTGTGAGCCCTGTGGCTGTTAA
- the LOC110304452 gene encoding keratin-associated protein 9-9-like isoform X3 gives MTNSCCSPCCQPTCCRTTCCRTTCWRPSCVTSCCQPCCQPSCCGSSCCQPCCQTTCCRTCFQPCCVSSCCRTPCCQPCCCVSSCCQPCCQPSCCQPSCCQPSCCHCCQPSCCQSSCCQPRCCISSCCQPCCRPSCCQSSCCKPCCQPFCLNLCCQPACSGPVXCTRTCYQPTCVCVPGCLSQGCGSSCCEPCGC, from the exons atgaccaactccTGCTGCTCCCCTTGCTGCCAGCCCACCTGTTGCAGGACCACCTGCTGCAGAACCACCTGCTGGAGACCAAGCTGTGTGACCAGCTGTTGCCAGccctgctgccagcccagctgctgtggctccagctgctgcCAGCCATGCTGTCAAACCACCTGCTGCAGGACCTGCTTCCAGCCATGCTGTGTGAGCAGCTGCTGCCGCACACCCTGCTGCCAGCCCtgctgctgtgtgtccagctgctgccagccctgctgccagcccagctgttgtcagcccagctgctgccagcccagctgttgtca ctgctgccagcccagctgttgtcagtccagctgctgccagcccaggTGCTGTATctccagctgctgccagccctgCTGCAGGCCTAGCTGCtgtcagtccagctgctgcaagccctgctgccAGCCCTTCTGCCTCAACCTGTGCTGCCAGCCAGCCTGCTCTGGACCTGTGANCTGCACCAGGACTTGCTACCAGCCcacctgtgtctgtgtgcctggctGCCTGTCCCAAGGCTGTGGGTCCAGCTGCTGTGAGCCCTGTGGCTGTTAA
- the LOC110304452 gene encoding keratin-associated protein 9-8-like isoform X4, translating to MTNSCCSPCCQPTCCRTTCCRTTCWRPSCVTSCCQPCCQPSCCGSSCCQPCCQTTCCRTCFQPCCVSSCCRTPCCQPCCCVSSCCQPCCQPSCCQSSCCQPSCCQSSCCQPRCCISSCCQPCCRPSCCQSSCCKPCCQPFCLNLCCQPACSGPVXCTRTCYQPTCVCVPGCLSQGCGSSCCEPCGC from the exons atgaccaactccTGCTGCTCCCCTTGCTGCCAGCCCACCTGTTGCAGGACCACCTGCTGCAGAACCACCTGCTGGAGACCAAGCTGTGTGACCAGCTGTTGCCAGccctgctgccagcccagctgctgtggctccagctgctgcCAGCCATGCTGTCAAACCACCTGCTGCAGGACCTGCTTCCAGCCATGCTGTGTGAGCAGCTGCTGCCGCACACCCTGCTGCCAGCCCtgctgctgtgtgtccagctgctgccagccctgctgcca GCCTAGCTGTTGTCAgtccagctgctgccagcccagctgttgtcagtccagctgctgccagcccaggTGCTGTATctccagctgctgccagccctgCTGCAGGCCTAGCTGCtgtcagtccagctgctgcaagccctgctgccAGCCCTTCTGCCTCAACCTGTGCTGCCAGCCAGCCTGCTCTGGACCTGTGANCTGCACCAGGACTTGCTACCAGCCcacctgtgtctgtgtgcctggctGCCTGTCCCAAGGCTGTGGGTCCAGCTGCTGTGAGCCCTGTGGCTGTTAA
- the LOC110304451 gene encoding keratin-associated protein 9-9-like isoform X3, protein MTNSCCSPCCQPTCCRTTCCRTTCWRPSCVTSCCQPCCQPSCCGSSCCQPCCQTTCCRTCFQPCCVSSCCRTPCCQPCCCVSSCCQPCCQPSCCQSSCCQPSCCQPSCCQSSCCKPRCCISSCCQPCCRPSCCQSSCCKPCCQPFCLNLCCQPACSGPVTCTRTCYQPTCVCVPGCLSQGCGSSCCEPCGC, encoded by the exons atgaccaactccTGCTGCTCCCCTTGCTGCCAGCCCACCTGCTGCAGGACCACCTGCTGCAGGACCACCTGCTGGAGACCAAGCTGTGTGACCAGCTGTTGCCAGccctgctgccagcccagctgctgtggctccagctgctgcCAGCCTTGCTGTCAAACCACCTGCTGCAGGACCTGCTTCCAGCCATGCTGTGTGAGCAGCTGCTGCCGCACACCCTGCTGCCAACCCtgctgctgtgtgtccagctgctgccagccctgctgccagcccagctgttgtcagtccagctgctgccagcccagctgtTGTCA GCCTAGCTGCtgtcagtccagctgctgcaagcccaGGTGCTGTATctccagctgctgccagccctgCTGCAGGCCTAGCTGCtgtcagtccagctgctgcaagccctgctgccAGCCCTTCTGCCTCAACCTGTGCTGCCAGCCAGCCTGCTCTGGACCTGTGACCTGCACCAGGACTTGCTACCAGCCcacctgtgtctgtgtgcctggctGCCTGTCCCAAGGCTGTGGGTCCAGCTGCTGTGAGCCCTGTGGCTGTTGA
- the LOC110304451 gene encoding keratin-associated protein 9-3-like isoform X4, which translates to MTNSCCSPCCQPTCCRTTCCRTTCWRPSCVTSCCQPCCQPSCCGSSCCQPCCQTTCCRTCFQPCCVSSCCRTPCCQPCCCVSSCCQPCCQPSCCQSSCCQPSCCQSSCCKPRCCISSCCQPCCRPSCCQSSCCKPCCQPFCLNLCCQPACSGPVTCTRTCYQPTCVCVPGCLSQGCGSSCCEPCGC; encoded by the exons atgaccaactccTGCTGCTCCCCTTGCTGCCAGCCCACCTGCTGCAGGACCACCTGCTGCAGGACCACCTGCTGGAGACCAAGCTGTGTGACCAGCTGTTGCCAGccctgctgccagcccagctgctgtggctccagctgctgcCAGCCTTGCTGTCAAACCACCTGCTGCAGGACCTGCTTCCAGCCATGCTGTGTGAGCAGCTGCTGCCGCACACCCTGCTGCCAACCCtgctgctgtgtgtccagctgctgccagccctgctgccagcccagctgttgtcagtccagctgctgcca GCCTAGCTGCtgtcagtccagctgctgcaagcccaGGTGCTGTATctccagctgctgccagccctgCTGCAGGCCTAGCTGCtgtcagtccagctgctgcaagccctgctgccAGCCCTTCTGCCTCAACCTGTGCTGCCAGCCAGCCTGCTCTGGACCTGTGACCTGCACCAGGACTTGCTACCAGCCcacctgtgtctgtgtgcctggctGCCTGTCCCAAGGCTGTGGGTCCAGCTGCTGTGAGCCCTGTGGCTGTTGA
- the LOC110304451 gene encoding keratin-associated protein 9-7-like isoform X1: MTNSCCSPCCQPTCCRTTCCRTTCWRPSCVTSCCQPCCQPSCCGSSCCQPCCQTTCCRTCFQPCCVSSCCRTPCCQPCCCVSSCCQPCCQPSCCQSSCCQPSCCQSSCCQPRCCISSCCQPCCRPSCCQSSCCKPRCCISSCCQPCCRPSCCQSSCCKPCCQPFCLNLCCQPACSGPVTCTRTCYQPTCVCVPGCLSQGCGSSCCEPCGC; encoded by the coding sequence atgaccaactccTGCTGCTCCCCTTGCTGCCAGCCCACCTGCTGCAGGACCACCTGCTGCAGGACCACCTGCTGGAGACCAAGCTGTGTGACCAGCTGTTGCCAGccctgctgccagcccagctgctgtggctccagctgctgcCAGCCTTGCTGTCAAACCACCTGCTGCAGGACCTGCTTCCAGCCATGCTGTGTGAGCAGCTGCTGCCGCACACCCTGCTGCCAACCCtgctgctgtgtgtccagctgctgccagccctgctgccagcccagctgttgtcagtccagctgctgccagcccagctgtTGTCAGTCCAGCTGCTGTCAGCCTAGGTGCTGTATctccagctgctgccagccctgCTGCAGGCCTAGCTGCtgtcagtccagctgctgcaagcccaGGTGCTGTATctccagctgctgccagccctgCTGCAGGCCTAGCTGCtgtcagtccagctgctgcaagccctgctgccAGCCCTTCTGCCTCAACCTGTGCTGCCAGCCAGCCTGCTCTGGACCTGTGACCTGCACCAGGACTTGCTACCAGCCcacctgtgtctgtgtgcctggctGCCTGTCCCAAGGCTGTGGGTCCAGCTGCTGTGAGCCCTGTGGCTGTTGA
- the LOC110304452 gene encoding keratin-associated protein 4-12-like isoform X1, with amino-acid sequence MTNSCCSPCCQPTCCRTTCCRTTCWRPSCVTSCCQPCCQPSCCGSSCCQPCCQTTCCRTCFQPCCVSSCCRTPCCQPCCCVSSCCQPCCQPSCCQPSCCQPSCCQSSCCQPCCRPSCCQSSCCQPSCCQSSCCQPRCCISSCCQPCCRPSCCQSSCCKPCCQPFCLNLCCQPACSGPVXCTRTCYQPTCVCVPGCLSQGCGSSCCEPCGC; translated from the coding sequence atgaccaactccTGCTGCTCCCCTTGCTGCCAGCCCACCTGTTGCAGGACCACCTGCTGCAGAACCACCTGCTGGAGACCAAGCTGTGTGACCAGCTGTTGCCAGccctgctgccagcccagctgctgtggctccagctgctgcCAGCCATGCTGTCAAACCACCTGCTGCAGGACCTGCTTCCAGCCATGCTGTGTGAGCAGCTGCTGCCGCACACCCTGCTGCCAGCCCtgctgctgtgtgtccagctgctgccagccctgctgccagcccagctgttgtcagcccagctgctgccagcccagctgttgtcagtccagctgctgccagccctgCTGCAGGCCTAGCTGTTGTCAgtccagctgctgccagcccagctgttgtcagtccagctgctgccagcccaggTGCTGTATctccagctgctgccagccctgCTGCAGGCCTAGCTGCtgtcagtccagctgctgcaagccctgctgccAGCCCTTCTGCCTCAACCTGTGCTGCCAGCCAGCCTGCTCTGGACCTGTGANCTGCACCAGGACTTGCTACCAGCCcacctgtgtctgtgtgcctggctGCCTGTCCCAAGGCTGTGGGTCCAGCTGCTGTGAGCCCTGTGGCTGTTAA
- the LOC110304451 gene encoding keratin-associated protein 9-1-like isoform X2 — MTNSCCSPCCQPTCCRTTCCRTTCWRPSCVTSCCQPCCQPSCCGSSCCQPCCQTTCCRTCFQPCCVSSCCRTPCCQPCCCVSSCCQPCCQPSCCQSSCCQPSCCQSSCCQPSCCQSSCCKPRCCISSCCQPCCRPSCCQSSCCKPCCQPFCLNLCCQPACSGPVTCTRTCYQPTCVCVPGCLSQGCGSNCSQSCC, encoded by the exons atgaccaactccTGCTGCTCCCCTTGCTGCCAGCCCACCTGCTGCAGGACCACCTGCTGCAGGACCACCTGCTGGAGACCAAGCTGTGTGACCAGCTGTTGCCAGccctgctgccagcccagctgctgtggctccagctgctgcCAGCCTTGCTGTCAAACCACCTGCTGCAGGACCTGCTTCCAGCCATGCTGTGTGAGCAGCTGCTGCCGCACACCCTGCTGCCAACCCtgctgctgtgtgtccagctgctgccagccctgctgccagcccagctgttgtcagtccagctgctgccagcccagctgtTGTCAGTCCAGCTGCTGTCAGCCTAG CTGCtgtcagtccagctgctgcaagcccaGGTGCTGTATctccagctgctgccagccctgCTGCAGGCCTAGCTGCtgtcagtccagctgctgcaagccctgctgccAGCCCTTCTGCCTCAACCTGTGCTGCCAGCCAGCCTGCTCTGGACCTGTGACCTGCACCAGGACTTGCTACCAGCCcacctgtgtctgtgtgcctggctGCCTGTCCCAAG
- the LOC110304451 gene encoding keratin-associated protein 9-8-like isoform X5 has protein sequence MTNSCCSPCCQPTCCRTTCCRTTCWRPSCVTSCCQPCCQPSCCGSSCCQPCCQTTCCRTCFQPCCVSSCCRTPCCQPCCCVSSCCQPCCQPSCCQSSCCQPSCCQSSCCQPRCCISSCCQPCCRPSCCQSSCCKPCCQPFCLNLCCQPACSGPVTCTRTCYQPTCVCVPGCLSQGCGSSCCEPCGC, from the exons atgaccaactccTGCTGCTCCCCTTGCTGCCAGCCCACCTGCTGCAGGACCACCTGCTGCAGGACCACCTGCTGGAGACCAAGCTGTGTGACCAGCTGTTGCCAGccctgctgccagcccagctgctgtggctccagctgctgcCAGCCTTGCTGTCAAACCACCTGCTGCAGGACCTGCTTCCAGCCATGCTGTGTGAGCAGCTGCTGCCGCACACCCTGCTGCCAACCCtgctgctgtgtgtccagctgctgccagccctgctgccagcccagctgttgtcagtccagctgctgccagcccagctgtTGTCAGTCCAGCTGCTGTCAGCCTAG GTGCTGTATctccagctgctgccagccctgCTGCAGGCCTAGCTGCtgtcagtccagctgctgcaagccctgctgccAGCCCTTCTGCCTCAACCTGTGCTGCCAGCCAGCCTGCTCTGGACCTGTGACCTGCACCAGGACTTGCTACCAGCCcacctgtgtctgtgtgcctggctGCCTGTCCCAAGGCTGTGGGTCCAGCTGCTGTGAGCCCTGTGGCTGTTGA